One window of Mesorhizobium loti R88b genomic DNA carries:
- a CDS encoding RsmB/NOP family class I SAM-dependent RNA methyltransferase: protein MSVGDPRRTGSGDQDHKDGGEFVAGLAARKAAARLLAAVIDARTPLDGLTDHENGHPQYKALDLRDRGLVRAILVTALRFRMTITGLLARRLEKPLPPNATALSHILHVAAAQILFLDIPDSAAVDLAVTHAKSDPRTQRFSGLVNGVLRTLARAKETELPAALAATDEAPKWFSDRLKNTYGADKAKLILEAHRVEAPVDFSVKADPELWAEKLGGIVLPTGTVRVENLAGAVTELPGFAEGAWWVQDAAASLPTRLLGDVRGLRVADLCAAPGGKTAQLILAGARVTAVDTSKNRLARLTQNLDRLGLSADIAQADLLKYEPEELFDAVLLDAPCSSTGTVRRHPDVPWTKTAADVEKLADLQRRLLARAVTLVKPGGRIVFSNCSLDPLEGEDLYSAFLKGTPDMVDDPLRQGEIAGIDSFLTKQGTLRTTPADLDLGEPARSGLDGFFAARMRRAG, encoded by the coding sequence GTGAGCGTGGGAGATCCTCGACGCACAGGCTCAGGCGATCAGGACCACAAGGACGGCGGCGAATTCGTTGCCGGTCTCGCAGCCCGTAAGGCAGCGGCACGCCTGCTTGCCGCCGTCATCGACGCCAGGACGCCTTTGGACGGACTGACCGACCACGAGAACGGCCACCCCCAATACAAGGCGCTCGATCTGCGCGACCGTGGCCTGGTGCGCGCCATCCTGGTCACCGCACTACGCTTCCGCATGACCATCACGGGGCTGCTGGCGCGCAGGCTGGAAAAGCCGCTACCGCCCAATGCCACCGCTTTGTCCCACATACTGCATGTGGCGGCAGCGCAAATCCTGTTCCTCGACATTCCCGACAGCGCCGCTGTCGACCTGGCGGTCACCCACGCAAAGTCCGATCCGCGCACGCAGCGCTTCTCCGGCCTCGTCAACGGCGTGCTGCGCACGCTCGCGCGCGCCAAGGAAACCGAGCTGCCTGCGGCCCTTGCCGCCACCGACGAAGCGCCAAAATGGTTTTCCGATCGGCTGAAGAACACCTACGGCGCCGATAAGGCGAAGCTAATTCTCGAAGCCCATCGCGTTGAGGCGCCAGTCGACTTCTCGGTCAAGGCCGATCCCGAACTCTGGGCCGAAAAACTCGGCGGCATCGTGCTGCCGACCGGCACGGTGCGCGTGGAAAATCTTGCCGGCGCCGTCACCGAACTGCCCGGCTTCGCGGAGGGTGCCTGGTGGGTCCAGGATGCGGCGGCCAGCCTGCCGACACGGCTGCTCGGCGATGTCAGGGGATTGCGTGTTGCCGACCTCTGCGCCGCACCCGGCGGCAAGACCGCCCAGTTGATCCTTGCCGGCGCCAGGGTCACCGCCGTCGACACCTCGAAGAACCGGCTGGCACGGCTGACACAGAATCTCGACCGCCTTGGCCTCTCCGCCGACATCGCCCAGGCCGACCTCCTAAAATACGAGCCGGAAGAACTGTTCGACGCCGTGCTGCTTGATGCGCCGTGCTCGTCCACCGGCACGGTACGCCGGCATCCCGACGTGCCATGGACCAAGACGGCGGCCGATGTCGAAAAGCTCGCCGACCTGCAAAGGCGGCTGCTTGCCCGTGCGGTCACGCTGGTCAAACCCGGCGGACGGATCGTCTTTTCCAATTGTTCGCTCGACCCGCTCGAAGGCGAGGATCTCTACAGCGCTTTCCTCAAAGGGACGCCTGATATGGTTGACGATCCGCTGCGGCAAGGCGAGATCGCCGGCATCGATTCGTTCCTTACGAAACAAGGCACACTGCGCACCACGCCCGCCGATCTCGACCTCGGTGAGCCGGCGCGTTCGGGCCTGGACGGCTTCTTCGCCGCACGTATGCGTCGAGCCGGATAA
- the htpX gene encoding zinc metalloprotease HtpX — MNTIRTAMLLAAMTALFMGVGFLIGGSGGMMIALVIAAGTNLFSYWNADKMVLSMNHAVEVDEKNAPEYYAIVQALAKQAGLPMPRTYLIDNPQPNAFATGRNPQNAAVAASTGLLQRLTHEEVAAVMAHELAHVQHRDTLTMTIVATFAGAISMLGNFAFFLGGNRNNNSPFGFVGVLAAMIVAPFAAMIVQMAVSRTREYEADRRGAEICGHPLWLASALDKIARGAERIPNPDAERNPAMAHLFIINPLHGERMDSLFSTHPSTDNRIAALQAMARDMEDGTIKTAPRQAPAQRQAEEQQQSGPWGQAPQPEQSAEPAKPKPNPWGRNPTGPKGRWS; from the coding sequence ATGAACACCATTCGCACCGCCATGCTTCTGGCCGCCATGACGGCACTGTTCATGGGCGTCGGCTTCCTGATCGGCGGCTCGGGCGGCATGATGATCGCTCTGGTGATCGCCGCCGGCACCAATCTGTTCAGCTACTGGAATGCCGACAAGATGGTGCTGTCGATGAACCATGCCGTCGAGGTCGACGAGAAGAACGCGCCGGAATATTACGCCATCGTCCAGGCATTGGCCAAGCAGGCCGGCCTGCCGATGCCCAGGACCTATCTGATCGACAATCCGCAGCCGAACGCCTTTGCCACCGGCCGCAACCCGCAGAATGCGGCGGTCGCCGCCTCCACCGGCCTGTTGCAGCGACTGACCCATGAAGAGGTCGCGGCGGTGATGGCGCACGAGCTCGCCCATGTCCAGCATCGCGACACGCTGACCATGACCATCGTCGCCACCTTTGCCGGCGCCATCTCGATGCTGGGCAATTTCGCCTTTTTCCTCGGCGGCAACCGCAACAACAACAGCCCGTTCGGCTTTGTCGGCGTGCTGGCGGCGATGATCGTGGCGCCCTTTGCCGCCATGATCGTGCAGATGGCGGTCAGCCGCACCCGCGAATACGAGGCCGACCGGCGCGGCGCCGAAATCTGTGGACACCCGCTGTGGCTGGCGTCCGCCCTTGACAAGATCGCCCGTGGAGCAGAACGCATCCCCAACCCTGATGCCGAGCGCAATCCGGCGATGGCGCATCTCTTCATCATCAATCCCCTGCACGGCGAGCGTATGGACAGCCTGTTCTCCACCCACCCGAGCACCGACAACCGCATCGCCGCGCTTCAGGCGATGGCACGTGACATGGAGGACGGGACCATCAAGACCGCTCCGCGCCAAGCACCCGCGCAGCGGCAGGCCGAGGAACAACAGCAGTCCGGCCCGTGGGGCCAGGCTCCGCAGCCTGAACAGTCGGCGGAACCGGCCAAGCCCAAGCCCAATCCGTGGGGTCGCAACCCGACCGGGCCCAAGGGCCGGTGGTCGTGA
- a CDS encoding DUF1674 domain-containing protein: protein MTDETSKTPAGSDDDALPKELTPAARRALAEAEARRTAYREKEATLPKEIGGRGGKEPGRYGDWEVKGLTSDF, encoded by the coding sequence ATGACCGATGAAACCAGTAAAACGCCCGCCGGCTCGGATGACGACGCGTTGCCAAAAGAGCTGACACCTGCCGCCCGTCGCGCGCTGGCCGAGGCCGAGGCACGGCGCACCGCATACCGCGAGAAAGAAGCCACGCTGCCGAAGGAGATCGGCGGCCGTGGCGGCAAGGAGCCCGGCCGCTATGGCGACTGGGAAGTCAAAGGCCTTACCAGCGATTTTTAG
- a CDS encoding HAD-IA family hydrolase, producing MFAGRKFAAFLFDMDGTVINSIASAERVWSDWARRHGLDVAAFLPTIHGVRAIETVGRLGLPGVDPAHEADVLLKAEAADLDGILPITGAVAFLKALPPERWAIVTSAPRSLALARMKVAGIPVPAVLVAAEDVSRGKPAPDCFQLGAKQLGVDARDCLVFEDALAGIAAAEAAQASVMVINATHQHPIATPHPAIAGYDNVGITVDERGWLALEPRRNAA from the coding sequence ATGTTTGCTGGCAGAAAGTTTGCCGCCTTCCTCTTCGACATGGACGGCACCGTCATCAATTCCATCGCCTCGGCCGAGCGGGTCTGGAGCGATTGGGCGCGCCGCCATGGCCTCGACGTCGCCGCCTTCCTGCCGACCATCCATGGCGTGCGCGCGATCGAGACGGTCGGCCGCCTTGGCCTCCCAGGCGTCGACCCGGCGCACGAAGCCGACGTGCTGCTGAAGGCAGAGGCCGCCGATCTGGATGGCATTCTCCCGATTACTGGTGCCGTGGCGTTTCTCAAGGCGCTGCCGCCGGAACGCTGGGCGATCGTCACCTCGGCGCCGCGCTCGCTGGCGCTTGCACGCATGAAGGTTGCCGGCATTCCCGTCCCCGCAGTGCTCGTTGCCGCGGAAGATGTTTCGCGCGGCAAGCCGGCGCCGGACTGCTTCCAGCTTGGTGCAAAACAGCTGGGCGTCGACGCGCGCGACTGCCTGGTGTTCGAGGATGCTCTGGCCGGCATCGCGGCGGCCGAGGCGGCGCAAGCTTCGGTCATGGTGATCAACGCCACGCACCAGCATCCAATCGCGACGCCGCATCCCGCGATTGCGGGTTACGACAATGTTGGCATCACCGTGGATGAGCGCGGCTGGCTTGCACTGGAGCCTCGGCGCAATGCCGCCTAG
- a CDS encoding transglutaminase-like domain-containing protein yields MLIRLGYEIAIECTEATPVISLLEIHKDRQADIKRQTRVLTSPSVPTKLYQDVHGNACRRFTAPAGGFRILYDAVVEDGGETDEVNTLAREVPVAELPDEALIYLLGSRYCETDHLSGMAWQLFGQVPAGWARVQAVVDYVHNRLSFGYGYARSTRTAAQAHEERVGVCRDFAHLAITLCRCMNIPARYVNGYLGDIGVPADPAPMDFSAWMEVFLDGKWYTFDPRHNQPRTGRVVIARGRDATDVPLLHSFGPHRLSLFKVWTYEQEGNLFNPPHHGIDRTASAQMLA; encoded by the coding sequence ATGCTGATCCGGCTCGGCTACGAAATCGCCATTGAATGCACCGAAGCCACTCCTGTGATTTCGCTGCTCGAGATCCACAAGGACAGGCAGGCCGATATCAAGCGGCAAACGCGCGTTCTGACATCGCCCTCGGTGCCGACGAAGCTCTACCAGGATGTGCACGGCAACGCCTGCCGCCGTTTTACCGCTCCCGCCGGCGGCTTTCGTATCCTTTATGATGCCGTCGTCGAAGACGGTGGCGAGACGGATGAGGTCAATACGCTCGCCAGGGAAGTACCGGTGGCGGAGTTGCCCGACGAAGCCCTGATCTATCTCCTGGGCAGCCGCTATTGCGAGACCGATCATCTCAGCGGGATGGCTTGGCAATTGTTCGGTCAAGTTCCCGCGGGATGGGCGCGGGTGCAGGCGGTCGTCGACTATGTCCATAACCGGCTGTCTTTCGGCTATGGCTACGCGCGCTCGACCCGTACGGCCGCGCAAGCGCATGAGGAACGGGTTGGTGTGTGCCGTGACTTCGCCCATCTGGCGATCACGCTCTGCCGCTGCATGAACATTCCGGCGCGTTATGTGAACGGCTATCTCGGCGACATCGGCGTGCCGGCCGATCCGGCGCCGATGGATTTCTCGGCCTGGATGGAGGTCTTCCTCGACGGCAAGTGGTACACGTTCGATCCACGCCATAACCAGCCCAGGACCGGCCGCGTCGTCATCGCGCGCGGTCGCGACGCCACCGACGTGCCACTGCTGCACAGCTTTGGCCCGCATCGGCTCAGCCTGTTCAAGGTCTGGACCTATGAACAGGAAGGCAATCTGTTCAATCCGCCCCATCACGGCATCGACAGGACGGCCAGCGCGCAGATGCTGGCGTAG
- a CDS encoding pilus assembly protein TadG-related protein has product MRNYGGLVHAVGGFARHSGGNFAILFSLAASVLALTAGFSVNIAQLYNARSSLQGVVDAAVTSTARDLTTGVIKEADANKSVKAFLDANDTAGILQPGQIVLDQLVVDKIAKTVQVDAHVDVPLFFPIFGSGDTRRVTASTTSLYSDKTIEVAMMLDVTGSMAGQKIKDLKTAAANAVDSFLGSQDPNKPRVRVSIVPYANSVNAGQLAVSSVYVEANASQRKQAPGNASAQLASASPRPDNCATERKGADQYSDAGPDSSMVNRDFLLSGFATNTRTAACPVAALVPLTADAATLKNVIRDLVASGGTGGHIGVQWTWYMLSESWGSVLNASQRPAKFDPKKVGKYAILMTDGEFNLSYFDATSVGEVYNDAGKETTRAAATKLCAAMRDKGIEIFTIGFKLDEPNAASTLQSCASPDTGSVKHFYQAADGGELDAAFQTIARNIETLALTK; this is encoded by the coding sequence ATGCGGAATTACGGGGGTCTTGTTCACGCGGTCGGCGGGTTCGCCAGACACAGCGGTGGAAATTTCGCAATCCTGTTCAGCCTTGCTGCCTCGGTCTTGGCGCTAACCGCCGGGTTCTCGGTCAACATCGCGCAGCTCTACAACGCCAGATCGAGCCTGCAGGGCGTGGTCGACGCCGCTGTCACGTCAACTGCGCGGGACTTGACGACTGGTGTCATCAAGGAAGCCGATGCCAACAAGTCGGTGAAGGCTTTCCTTGACGCCAATGACACCGCCGGAATTCTGCAGCCCGGCCAGATCGTTCTTGACCAGCTGGTCGTCGACAAGATCGCCAAGACGGTGCAGGTGGACGCCCATGTCGATGTCCCCCTGTTCTTCCCGATTTTCGGTAGCGGCGATACGAGGCGCGTCACCGCTTCGACGACTTCGCTTTATTCGGACAAGACCATCGAGGTCGCGATGATGCTCGATGTCACCGGCTCGATGGCCGGTCAGAAAATCAAGGACCTGAAGACCGCCGCGGCCAATGCGGTGGACAGTTTCCTGGGCAGCCAGGATCCAAACAAGCCACGGGTTCGTGTTTCCATCGTGCCCTATGCCAATTCGGTCAATGCGGGTCAGCTTGCGGTCAGCAGCGTTTACGTCGAAGCCAACGCCAGCCAGCGCAAGCAGGCGCCCGGCAATGCAAGCGCGCAGCTCGCTTCGGCTTCGCCGCGCCCTGACAATTGCGCCACCGAACGCAAGGGGGCCGATCAGTATTCTGACGCGGGTCCTGACTCCAGCATGGTCAATCGTGACTTTCTGTTGTCGGGCTTTGCCACGAACACACGCACCGCCGCTTGCCCGGTCGCGGCACTCGTCCCTTTGACGGCCGATGCCGCCACGCTCAAGAATGTCATCAGGGATCTTGTCGCTTCAGGCGGAACCGGCGGCCATATCGGCGTCCAGTGGACATGGTACATGCTCTCGGAAAGCTGGGGCAGCGTGCTCAATGCTTCGCAGCGGCCAGCCAAGTTCGATCCAAAGAAGGTTGGCAAGTACGCGATCCTTATGACGGACGGCGAATTCAACCTGTCCTATTTCGACGCCACCAGCGTTGGCGAGGTTTACAATGATGCCGGCAAGGAAACGACCCGCGCGGCGGCGACAAAACTCTGTGCTGCCATGCGTGACAAAGGCATAGAGATTTTCACGATCGGCTTCAAACTCGATGAGCCGAATGCCGCTTCGACACTCCAGAGTTGCGCCAGCCCCGATACCGGTTCGGTCAAGCACTTCTACCAAGCCGCCGACGGCGGCGAACTGGATGCCGCCTTTCAGACGATCGCCCGCAACATCGAAACCCTTGCGTTGACGAAGTAG
- a CDS encoding SAM-dependent methyltransferase yields the protein MDATERAARIVRTVIEALKPGFAVRLWTGERIGPAGGPVLAINDQDIVWQLARRPNFSTLLEMWISKTIDVEDGSLFDLYALPSKGKLRLKALPKLAILRDLPAVLFSRRQMTKRADLAGRNPFVSGSNKQAIEHHYDISNAFYRLFLDERMVYTCAYFTDFANGIDQAQKDKLDHICRKLRLKPGDRLLDIGCGWGAMLIHAAKHYGAIGHGVSLSEEQTLLARERIRAEGLEDKITIDIKSYTELDGSYDKISSIGMFEAVGLANHATYFSTVHRLLKPGGIYLHHAITRRGKGGTRKTLRKGAEYKALIKYIFPGGEVDTIGMTTGNLEAHGFLIADVENLREHYARTCRLWAERLHARFDEAIAEVGEPKARLWLLYLTGCSITFDRGSAQIFQTVATKRARGLSGLPPTRADLYR from the coding sequence ATGGACGCCACCGAAAGAGCAGCGCGCATCGTCCGAACGGTGATCGAGGCCCTGAAGCCGGGCTTTGCCGTCAGGCTGTGGACCGGGGAGCGGATCGGTCCCGCTGGCGGTCCGGTGCTTGCCATCAACGATCAGGACATCGTCTGGCAGCTGGCCCGCCGGCCGAATTTCTCGACGCTGCTCGAGATGTGGATTTCCAAGACGATCGACGTCGAGGACGGATCGCTGTTCGATCTCTACGCCTTGCCTTCGAAGGGAAAGCTGCGGTTGAAGGCATTGCCGAAGCTGGCGATCCTGCGCGACCTGCCCGCCGTGCTGTTCTCGCGACGACAGATGACGAAACGGGCCGATCTTGCCGGCCGCAATCCCTTCGTTAGCGGTTCCAACAAGCAGGCGATCGAACATCACTACGACATTTCGAACGCCTTCTACCGGCTCTTCCTCGATGAGCGCATGGTCTACACCTGCGCCTATTTCACCGATTTCGCCAACGGCATCGACCAGGCGCAGAAAGACAAGCTCGACCATATCTGCCGCAAGCTCAGGCTGAAGCCGGGCGACCGGCTGCTCGACATAGGCTGCGGCTGGGGCGCGATGCTGATCCATGCCGCCAAGCACTATGGCGCCATCGGCCATGGCGTCTCGCTGTCGGAGGAGCAGACCCTTCTGGCGCGCGAGCGCATCCGCGCCGAAGGGCTGGAGGACAAGATCACCATCGACATCAAATCCTACACCGAGCTCGACGGCAGCTATGACAAGATCTCGTCCATCGGCATGTTCGAGGCCGTTGGCCTCGCCAACCACGCCACCTATTTCTCGACCGTCCACCGGCTGCTGAAGCCGGGCGGCATCTATCTGCATCACGCCATCACCCGCCGTGGCAAGGGCGGCACGCGGAAGACGCTGCGCAAGGGCGCGGAATACAAGGCGCTGATCAAATACATCTTCCCCGGCGGCGAGGTCGACACGATCGGCATGACAACAGGCAATCTCGAGGCGCATGGCTTTCTCATCGCCGACGTCGAGAATCTGCGCGAACACTATGCCCGCACCTGCAGGCTGTGGGCGGAGCGCCTGCATGCGCGTTTCGACGAGGCCATCGCCGAGGTCGGCGAACCCAAGGCGCGGCTGTGGCTGCTTTACCTGACCGGCTGCTCGATCACCTTCGACCGCGGCTCGGCGCAGATTTTCCAGACCGTTGCCACCAAGCGCGCGCGGGGCCTAAGCGGCCTGCCGCCGACGCGCGCGGATTTGTATCGATAG
- a CDS encoding sugar phosphate isomerase/epimerase family protein, translating to MTSLPILGAAMTLADVETHRGWLLEKQRDLELQSFADADVLNGDWAPLATRANKLLDGHEGRLGIHGPFWGFTIASQDPDIRDVVSKRLVQGIEVCAAIGATHMVVHSPYTTWSYNNLDNNPGEREKIIEYCHLTLRDAVRQAENIGCTMVLENIEDKDPHIRVALADSFKSPAVAVSIDTGHAYYAHGSTGAPPVDYYVHAAGNRLRHVHLQDADGYADRHWSLGEGTLPWRSVFAALAKLESNPRLIIEIKDKSKIPASAAYLASLGIAE from the coding sequence ATGACCTCCCTACCCATTCTTGGCGCCGCCATGACGCTGGCCGACGTCGAAACCCACCGTGGCTGGCTTCTCGAAAAGCAGCGCGACCTGGAACTGCAGAGCTTCGCCGACGCTGATGTCCTCAATGGCGACTGGGCACCGCTCGCCACCCGCGCCAACAAGCTTCTCGACGGACATGAAGGGCGGCTCGGCATTCACGGGCCTTTCTGGGGCTTCACCATTGCCTCGCAGGACCCCGATATTCGCGATGTCGTGAGCAAACGCCTGGTCCAGGGTATCGAGGTTTGCGCCGCCATCGGCGCAACGCATATGGTCGTTCACAGCCCTTACACGACCTGGTCCTATAACAATCTCGACAACAATCCCGGCGAGCGGGAGAAGATCATCGAGTATTGCCATCTGACGCTGCGCGATGCCGTCAGGCAGGCCGAGAACATCGGCTGCACAATGGTCCTGGAAAACATCGAGGACAAGGACCCGCACATCCGCGTGGCGTTGGCGGATAGTTTCAAGTCGCCTGCGGTCGCCGTGTCGATTGATACCGGCCATGCCTATTACGCCCATGGCTCGACCGGTGCTCCGCCGGTGGACTACTATGTGCATGCCGCCGGCAACCGCCTGCGTCACGTCCATTTGCAGGATGCCGACGGCTATGCCGATCGCCATTGGAGCCTGGGTGAAGGCACGCTGCCATGGCGCTCGGTCTTTGCCGCGCTTGCCAAGCTCGAAAGCAATCCGCGCCTCATCATCGAGATCAAGGACAAGTCGAAGATCCCCGCTTCGGCGGCCTATCTCGCTTCGCTCGGCATTGCAGAGTGA